The Candidatus Obscuribacterales bacterium genomic interval AGCGGCGGACACCGGGGTTTTCATCCTGTAAGCGTTCTTCTAGATTGGCTTGGGTAATGCCGAGCTCTTCTGCTTCGATCATGGCGTAGGTAATCCACTTAACCGCATCAAACCAAGCAGAATCGTTGTTGATGGTCACAGGGCCCAAGGGCTCCTTCGACATTGTGACCTCAAGCAGTACATGCTCTTCAGGGTTGGGCAAGGTGCTGCGTCGAGCCACGAGCTGTGACTTATCGGAAGTCATGCCTTCGCAACGACCTTCTGAGTAGGCAGCGTAGGCAGCATTGGCATCCTGGAAGACCACAGGCTCAAAATCAACGCCGAGGTCGCGCATCTGATCGGTGAGGTTAAGTTCCGTTGTTGTACCTGTTTCTACACAAACAGAGCGACCTGCAAATCCTTCCAGATCCGTGATGCCGCTTGCTTCCCGAACGAGCATACCCTGACCATCGTAGAAGGTGGTTGGAGCAAACTCTAGACCTGCGGATGTATCTCGGCTGATCGTCCAGGTGGTGTTACGAGCAAGCATATCAACTTCACCACCTACTAGAGCCGTGAAACGTTCGGTAGAGTCTAGGTTGCGATACACCACCTTTTCTGGATCATCGAACAGTGCTGCTGCAACTGCCCGACAGGTGTCTACGTCCAGCCCAGAGTAGGTGCCGCTATCATCGACAAAGCTAAAGCCTGGGATATTGCCTTCCACACCGCAGACAAGTTCACCACGGTCAATCACCGTTTGTAGGCGGCTGGTAGGTGTCCCGGTTGTGCTAGAAGCACCCTCGGTGGTTTCTTCGGTTGACTCATTGGAAGCCGGTTCGACACAAGAGGCCAAGGGCAAAGCAATGAGAGCAGCTGCACTCAGCAGAAAACTCCATTTACGCATAGTTAATCTCTGATCTCCTAACACATCACAATGAAACAAATGACAATCAGTATTCATGAATGCCGTAGGATGGTCAACCTACGGAATCATTTATGTTACCCATAAGCGATCGCTCGGGAGACCTTAAAGCAAGACGCTTCCCAGTACCCATCGACCGACTGCAAAATAGCCACTGAACAGGTTCGGGTATGACTCTTG includes:
- a CDS encoding amino acid ABC transporter substrate-binding protein, with translation MRKWSFLLSAAALIALPLASCVEPASNESTEETTEGASSTTGTPTSRLQTVIDRGELVCGVEGNIPGFSFVDDSGTYSGLDVDTCRAVAAALFDDPEKVVYRNLDSTERFTALVGGEVDMLARNTTWTISRDTSAGLEFAPTTFYDGQGMLVREASGITDLEGFAGRSVCVETGTTTELNLTDQMRDLGVDFEPVVFQDANAAYAAYSEGRCEGMTSDKSQLVARRSTLPNPEEHVLLEVTMSKEPLGPVTINNDSAWFDAVKWITYAMIEAEELGITQANLEERLQDENPGVRRFLGLEGELGTEMGLPNDFTQRIIRHVGNYGEVFERNLGQDSIFELERGQNALWTDGGLLYSPPFR